The Thermoclostridium stercorarium subsp. stercorarium DSM 8532 genome contains a region encoding:
- a CDS encoding extracellular solute-binding protein: MKKRKLVSLLLVLTTAFVFLLSGCKSNAPADTTGGNNSTSTTTTTDTQKAADNKAETPWTLLEPLNKDPGELTLPRSNYVKYPVEGAEGITLRYWMPLPSNVSKKSATVNETEWARIWQEMTGIKVEFIHPTQGSENEEFSVLIAGNLLPDIIEWEWTTSYPGGPAAAEEEGVLINLDEYISPYGAAADLWQYLQDNPIVDREVKNDEGHYYCFPFIRGHKYLQCTSGLFYRADLFKKAGITKTPVTIDDWTEALTKLKEIGVQKPMVMQSMDNLQNGTMNAYLIRPGMYVDHETGKVKYGFIEEGYKQWMLQMNEWVKAGLLDPDVLTCDRTTLETYIMTGVGAVTYGAGGGYMGSFLTIAKAEPDKYGADFDLRAANFPVLKEGDPVLYGGASYDYATTSKASAVITSDCKYPEIAAKFLNFAYSEKGHYAINFGEEGKSYNMVNGEPVYTDLIMKNPEGLTVAVAMAHWGRANMSGAFVQDPRYIFQYYETEQQKEALHIWNDTNDSQKTLIPPVTLTQEESKRFAALNSQVDTYVKEQRARFFTMEGNIEAEWDNYVKTLKDMGVDEMIAIYQAALDRYNAR, encoded by the coding sequence ATGAAAAAAAGAAAACTTGTATCATTGCTACTTGTCTTAACGACAGCATTTGTATTTCTGCTCAGCGGATGCAAGTCCAATGCACCGGCTGACACAACAGGAGGAAACAACAGCACCTCCACGACAACAACGACGGACACTCAAAAAGCAGCCGATAATAAGGCCGAAACTCCATGGACTCTCCTTGAACCTCTCAACAAAGACCCCGGTGAATTAACATTGCCCAGAAGTAACTATGTAAAATATCCTGTTGAGGGAGCCGAGGGTATAACACTTCGTTATTGGATGCCGCTTCCGAGTAACGTATCCAAAAAGTCAGCAACGGTAAATGAAACCGAATGGGCAAGAATATGGCAGGAAATGACGGGAATTAAGGTTGAATTCATTCACCCGACTCAGGGAAGTGAAAATGAGGAATTCTCAGTTCTGATCGCTGGTAATTTGTTACCCGACATTATTGAATGGGAATGGACAACGAGCTATCCGGGCGGTCCTGCCGCTGCTGAAGAAGAAGGCGTTCTGATTAACCTTGATGAATACATTTCCCCGTACGGTGCCGCAGCTGACCTGTGGCAGTATCTGCAGGATAATCCCATAGTAGATCGCGAAGTTAAAAACGATGAAGGGCATTACTACTGCTTCCCGTTTATCCGCGGACATAAATATTTGCAGTGTACATCCGGTCTTTTCTATCGTGCCGATTTATTTAAGAAGGCAGGTATAACCAAGACCCCGGTAACGATAGACGACTGGACCGAGGCGCTCACGAAGTTAAAGGAAATCGGCGTTCAGAAACCCATGGTAATGCAAAGCATGGACAACCTGCAAAACGGAACCATGAATGCATATTTAATTCGTCCTGGTATGTATGTTGATCATGAAACAGGAAAAGTTAAGTATGGCTTTATCGAAGAAGGCTATAAGCAGTGGATGCTCCAGATGAACGAATGGGTAAAGGCCGGGCTTCTGGATCCTGATGTTTTGACATGCGACAGGACTACACTGGAAACATATATTATGACCGGTGTCGGTGCAGTTACATATGGTGCCGGTGGCGGATACATGGGTTCATTCCTGACAATTGCAAAAGCAGAGCCTGACAAATACGGTGCGGATTTTGATTTGAGAGCTGCCAATTTCCCTGTACTTAAAGAGGGCGATCCCGTATTGTACGGCGGTGCTTCATATGATTACGCAACCACCTCAAAGGCTTCAGCTGTAATTACATCTGACTGCAAGTATCCTGAAATAGCTGCCAAATTCCTTAACTTTGCTTACAGTGAAAAAGGCCATTATGCAATTAACTTCGGTGAAGAAGGCAAATCCTATAATATGGTCAACGGAGAGCCTGTCTATACCGATTTGATTATGAAAAATCCCGAAGGCTTAACAGTTGCAGTTGCAATGGCTCATTGGGGCCGTGCCAATATGTCCGGTGCGTTTGTACAGGATCCCAGATATATTTTCCAGTATTATGAAACCGAACAGCAGAAAGAAGCCCTGCATATCTGGAATGATACCAATGACAGCCAGAAGACGCTTATTCCTCCTGTAACCCTGACTCAGGAAGAAAGCAAGAGGTTTGCCGCTCTGAACAGCCAGGTAGATACATATGTAAAAGAACAGAGGGCACGTTTCTTCACGATGGAAGGCAATATTGAAGCTGAATGGGATAATTATGTAAAGACATTGAAAGACATGGGAGTAGATGAGATGATAGCCATTTACCAGGCAGCGCTGGATCGTTACAACGCGCGTTAA